From a single Nicotiana tabacum cultivar K326 chromosome 8, ASM71507v2, whole genome shotgun sequence genomic region:
- the LOC142163340 gene encoding uncharacterized protein LOC142163340, with protein MKLVTWNIREMNKVPRQKEVKKYIRSNKVNMIAILEHKIKEQKAEQIIREITTWWHWLANYEHNSKGRIWLLWDANKIECQVKGKSSQFIHVVVHIKCMNMRFEFTTVYGLHILDDRRHLWRDLVNINNRQQIPWLIMGDYNTIRSRKDRPIGNHVQDVEVRDFNSFINDTGLVEMRTKGRNFTWTNGHTYSRIDTD; from the coding sequence ATGAAGCTGGTAACATGGAACATTAGGGAGATGAATAAGGTCCCTAGGCAGAAGGAGGTCAAGAAGTACATAAGAAGCAATAAAGTAAATATGATAGCAATACTTGAACACAAAATAAAGGAGCAGAAGGCTGAACAAATAATAAGGGAAATCACTACATGGTGGCATTGGCTAGCAAACTATGAGCACAACAGCAAAGGGAGAATTTGGCTGTTATGGGATGCTAATAAAATAGAATGTCAGGTGAAGGGGAAGTCTTCTCAGTTTATTCATGTTGTAGTTcacatcaaatgcatgaacatgagGTTTGAATTCACTACAGTCTATGGCTTGCATATACTGGATGATAGGAGACACCTATGGAGAGACTTAGTAAATATTAACAATAGACAACAAATACCATGGTTAATCATGGGTGATTATAATACCATAAGATCTAGGAAGGATAGACCAATTGGTAATCATGTACAAGATGTGGAGGTGAGAGACTTTAATAGCTTTATAAATGATACTGGTTTGGTTGAAATGAGGACTAAGGGAAGAAATTTCACATGGACAAATGGGCACACATATAGCAGGATAGATACTGATTAA
- the LOC142163341 gene encoding uncharacterized protein LOC142163341 has translation MSVQQCQPLLEKMIGRIQSWTTKFLSYAGRVQLIRSVLLSIQVYWSQIFLLPKKLIHLIESMCRRFLWTGSVEATRKALISWDRLYWPKAAGGLNLMDIGLWNKAAICKLLWNLCKKKDKMWVQWVHVYYKKYNPRWGDKPKQASWVIQKIFKAKKYFEEVGYTEEDVLRLETFPIKTMYLKQRGQFSKVSWRRLICNNSGLPKWIFIMFLAAHRRLQTRDRLRKWGYVEDDTCPLCNTEVETTDHLFFTCSFSTQIWTVILEWLRIYRQVMTWEHELKWAKQHYHGRSANAEISKMMLAGSIYYKWQERNARKGRAYGIGVQSSSSRPPAALFTGASVFQEDMEAMRQKVDQMSQEFQATQALIQKLLKKKSKKGAAMKSECEEETDSE, from the exons atgtcagtacagCAATGTCAACCACTTCTTGAGAAAATGATAGGAAGAATTCAGTCTTGGACTACTAAGTTCCTATCCTATGCAGGAAGAGTCCAACTTATTAGAAGTGTGTTGCTCTCCATCCAAGTGTATTGGTCTCAGATATTCTTATTACCCAAGAAACTAATCCATTTGATTGAAAGTATGTGTAGAAGATTCTTATGGACGGGAAGTGTTGAGGCTACAAGAAAAGCACTCATATCTTGGGACAGATTATATTGGCCTAAAGCAGCTGGTGGACTGAATTTGATGGACATAGGCTTATGGAATAAAGCTGCCATATGCAAGCTATTGTGGAACCTATGCAAGAAGAAGGACAAAATGTGGGTGCAATGGGTCCATGTGTACTATAAGAAATATAATCCAAGGTGGGGAGATAAGCCAAAGCAAGCATCTTGGGTGATTCAGAAGATTTTTAAAGCCAAGAAATACTTTGAAGAAGTTGGGTATACAGAGGAAGATGTGCTTAGACTGGAAACATTCCCGATCAAAACCATGTACCTGAAGCAAAGAGGACAATTTAGCAAAGTTTCATGGAGAAGACTCATTTGTAACAACAGTGGACTACCTAAGTGGATATTCATCATGTTCCTGGCTGCTCACAGGAGACTCCAAACAAGAGACAGATTGAGAAAATGGGGCTATGTAGAAGATGATACTTGTCCACTATGCAACACAGAAGTGGAGACTACTGATCATCTCTTCTTTACATGTTCATTCTCTACACAAATATGGACTGTTATACTGGAATGGCTAAGGATCTATAGACAGGTGATGACATGGGAGCATGAACTGAAATGGGCTAAGCAACACTATCATGGAAGAAGTGCAAATGCTGAAATATCCAAGATGATGCTAGCTGGGAGCATATACTATAAATGGCAAGAGAGGAATGCAAGA AAAGGTCGAGCCTACGGGATTGGAGTGCAGTCGTCCTCTAGTCGTCCACCAGCAGCATTGTTCACTGGGGCATCAGTTTTCCAAGAAGACATGGAAGCTATGCGTCAAAAAGTGGATCAAATGTCGCAAGAATTTCAAGCAACTCAGGCTTTGATccaaaaattgttaaaaaagaaaagcaagaaaggAGCTGCAATGAAGTCTGAGTGCGAGGAGGAGACTGATTCTGAATAA